The nucleotide sequence TCTTAACTTAGAAAATTTAAGCAATAAATAATCACTCTATGACAAAGCCACCGATGTTGACTGCTCAGCAGGCTTTAGATCACTTACTTTCTCATTCTCAAACTGTTGGTGAGAGTGAGAACGTTGCTATGCAGGCCGCTTTAGGCCGGGTGCTTGCTGAAAACGTCAGCAGCCTTGTTGATGTCCCCCCACTCGATAACACTGCGATGGATGGATATGCGGTTCGCTCTGCTGATATTGTTACTTCAGGAAAATCACTCAAGATTGCGCAACGTATTCCGGCTGGATCGATGGGAACCCCATTAGAGTCCGGCACTGCCGCTAGAATTTTCACAGGAGCCCCTGTGCCTCCTGGTGCGGATGCAGTCGTGATGCAAGAGGATTGCACACTAGAGGGTGAAAGCGGTCAAGTGACTATCAATACTCCTCCAACAGCAGGTCAGTGGATTCGTCGTAGAGGCGAAGATCTAACTGCTGGCAAAACTGCTCTTACTGCAGGTACTTTCTTGCGCCCACAAGAGTTGGGCGTAGCTGCTTCAGCGGGCTTGACTCACTTAAGTGTTAAACGCCGCGTCAAGGTCGCCGCCTTTTTTACTGGCGATGAATTAGCTCTTCCTGGCGAGCCATTAAAACCAGGCGGCATTTATAACTCCAATCGCGACACTTTATTGGCCTGCCTTAAATCTTTGGGTTGTGATGCCACTGATTTGGGTATCGTCCCAGATCGCTTAGATGCAACCCGTGCAGCATTGCGTAAAGCCAGCAAGGACCATGATTTAATTATTACCTCTGGTGGTGTCTCAGTTGGCGAAGAAGATCACATCAAGCCAGCAGTTACTGCTGAAGGAAGATTGGATCTGTGGCAGATCGCGATTAAGCCAGGTAAGCCATTAGCGTTTGGTGCGGTCCGAAAATCAGACGAACCTAAGGATGGTGAGGCTTGGTTTATTGGTTTGCCAGGTAATCCGGTATCTAGTTTTGTAACTTTCCTATTGTTTGTACGTCCTTTTATTCTGAAGTTGCAGGGTCGTGAAGCTAGTCTTCCTCAGTCGTATTTAATGCGCGCAGATTTTGATTGGTTGAAAGCCGATCGACGCAATGAGTTCCTGCGTGTCAAATTGAATAGCAATGGCGGCTTAGATTTATTTCCTAATCAAAGTTCTGGCGTGCTCACTAGCGTCTCTTGGGGTGATGGTCTGGTTGATTGCGCGCCAAATCAGCCAATTAAAGCTGGCGATTTGGTGAAGTACATCCCATTTGATGCACTGCTCAAGTAATCGGTTTACGATTAGCTCATGAAACTCGAATTACGATTCTTTGCCTCACTACGTGAATCGCTTGGCATCTCGCAAGAGAGTATCACCATCCCGGCGACAGTAAAAACCATTGCCGATCTCAGAGCGCACCTCATTGAACGTGGTAATCCATGGTCTGAAGTCTTAGCAAATGGCAAAGTCTTGCGTTGTGCCTTGAACCAGCACATGGTTGATGCAAATGCAGCATTGCAAGATGGTGCTGAAGTAGCTTTCTTTCCTCCGGTAACCGGGGGCTGAAATGCCAATCAAAATTCAAAAAAGCGATTTTGATGTCAGTGCAGAAATATTGGCATTACGTAAAGGTGATCTGCGAGTAGGTGCGGTAGTTTCCTTCTTGGGCACCGTGCGAGATATGAATGACGGTAGCCAGGTAAGAGGTATGACGCTTGAGCATTACCCCGGCATGACTGAAAAAGCACTCCAAGAAATTCTTGATCAAGCTAAATCACGCTGGGATATATATCAGACATTAGTGATTCATCGTGTTGGACCTTTACTGCCCGAAGATCAAATCGTATTAGTGGCGGTTACTAGCGCACACAGAGGCGAAGCATTTGCTGCCTGTGAGTTCATCATGGACTACCTCAAGACTGCTGCCCCCTTCTGGAAAAAAGAAGATACCCCTGAAGGTTCTCGCTGGGTTGATGCCCGCGTCACCGATGAGGCTGCAATGGCTCGTTGGAAGCAGAGCTAATTCCATTTTCCTTGCCCGATTAGGCCCTTATTCAAAGGTTTTATTGGTGCACCAAGCTGCATCAAAATAAACGTTTCTGCACCATCCAGGGGAATTCCTTAGTAATTACCCGCAAATTTAGATCAAAATGCATTAACAAAAGTTTTTTAGAAATTTTGATTAAACAAAGCTCAGGAGATTTACATGACAACAGCAGCATTGAGTACGGAAAGTACTAGTAGCAACCCCCTAAAGTCGAAATGGGTGCAACTGGCTTTAGGCGTCATTTGTATGATGTCCATATCCAGCCCTCAATATGTTTGGGCTTTATTTACTAAGCCAATCATGGGTCAGCTCGGTGTTACTTTGACAGAGTTGCAAATTACATTTTCGATCTTGATTGTTTTACAGACTTTTTTCTCGCCGTTTCAGGGTTACTTAGTTGATAAGTTTGGCCCTCGCCTTTTGTTATCCATAGGTACTATTCTGACCGGTGCAAGCTGGGTTCTTTCGGCTAACCTGACTACCGTATCTCATCTTTACCTCACCTATGGTGTGTTAGGTGGCTTGGGTACCGGTATTGTTTACATCGGCGTTGTTGGCTTAATGGTTCGTTGGTTCCCAAATAATCGTGGCTTTGCAGTAGGCATGGTTGCTGCTGGCTATGGTATCGGTGCATTGCTGACGACCTTCCCAATCTCCACTAGCTTGACTGAGACGGGGATTCAGGGCACGTTGACGTTCTTTGGCTACATCATTGGTGCCGTTGGACTATTGGCTGCTCAAGGCATTCGCGTTCCTCACGCTGATCGCGTACAAACAGCCGATCAAATAGAGGCCGCTGCAACAGGAGTTGCTCCAAAGACAATGTTAAAGACACCAGTATTTTGGTTGATGTTTTTGATGATGTCCATGATGTCTACATCAGGTTTGATGGTGATCTCTCAGATGGGCGCATTTGCAAAAGACTTTGGCGTTACATCGGCCATGGTTTTTGGTATGGCTGCCTTGCCTTTAGCCTTAACAATCGATCGCGTTACCAATGGTTTAACCCGGCCAATATTTGGTTGGGTATCTGATCGTATCGGACGTGAATACACCATGACGATTGCTTTTGGTTTAGAAGCAGTTGCTATGTTTGCATGGGTAATGACACGCTCAGATCCTGTCATGTTCGTATTGCTCTCAGGTATCGTGTTCTTTGGTTGGGGTGAGATTTTCTCTTTATTCCCATCTACTTTGACTGATACGTTTGGCCAAAAGCATGCCACTACAAACTATGGTTTCTTGTACATGGCTCAAGGCGTTGGTTCTATTATCGGCGCCCCAGTTGCAGCCTATATTCATGGCGTGACTGAAAGCTGGTTGCCAGTATTTGGCATCATGATCGTATTGGATGCTACTGCGGCTATCCTGGCATTTTTCGTACTACGTCCAATGCGTGCTAAGTATATGAAGACGCGTTCTGCATGAGTGCCAACTTAGTGGCAATTTGAAATTCGAAGTTAGAAAAAAGGCTACCAACTTGGTAGCCTTTTTTAATGTCGTCTAATTGTTACTGCATTGAGAGGTATTAGAAAGCGCTCACAGCTCCATCGCTTCTAGGGTCCCATCCCCCTTTCAATATTCCAGACGGATCACGAATAATGCAACCCGCATGACCAACGGTTTCATCAAAGGCGTCTAGCATTTCAATTTCATGGCCTAAAGCATGAAGTTCTTTCGCGACTTCTGGACCAAAGCGTGATTCTAGTTTTAAGCTATCACTCGTTTGTCCCCAGGTGCGACCAAGCAGCCAGCGTGGGCGACTAATTGCATCCTGTGGATCAAGGCCATAAGTTGCTGTACGAGTAAATACTGCGCACTGGGTTTGTGGCTGACCATCTCCACCCATCGTTCCATAAACCATTGAGCGACCATCTTTAAATAAAGCCATCGCTGGGTTAAGAGTATGAAAAGGCTTGCGATACGGCTCAAGGTGATTGAGTGTATTTGGGTCAAGAGAAAAGCTGCAACCGCGGTTTTGCCAGTTGACACCTGAGGTAGGAAGCACAATGCCTGCGCCAAACTCATGATAGATACTTTGAATGAAGGAAACGCAATTGCCGTCGCCATCAATCACGCCCATCCAAATAGTATCTGCAGGACCTTTACCCTGACCCCAAGGGAGCGCTTTTTCTGGATCAATATTCTTGGCTAACTTTTTCAGGAATGCAGGTGATAAGAAAGATTGCGCATTCTTTGTCATATAGGCAGGATCAGTTACAAATTGATCGCGTACTTTAAATGCTTGTTTGGTAGCCTCAACACAATGATGAACATACTCAGCGCTATCAACCTTAAAGCGTTTTAAGTTCAATTGGTCCAAGATGCCAATAATCATCAATGAGACAACACCTTGTGTAGGTGGAGTCATGTTGTAGACATTGCCCATGCTATGTTTGAGCTCAAGAGGGTCTATGAGTTTTGCCTTATGACGGTGTAGGTCGTCTAATCGTAGTGGACTTCCTAACTCAGCGAGTTCTTTTGCTAGTGATTGAGCTAGTTCGCCACGGTAATAATCATCCGTACCTTTTTCGGCAATCTGACGCAACGTTTTGGCAAGACGCTCTTGCTTAAAGATGCTGCCAACCACAGGTGCTTTGCCATTCACTAAAAAAGTCTCTGCGAAGCCTGGAATTGGGCTCAGTTCTTGACGCTTCTTTTCTGTGAGGCTTGATTGGCTGAAAGTAACTGGTGTGCCAGCTTCTGCATAATGAATCGCATCAGCCAATAGGCGTGAAAGTGGTAGTTTGCCGCCTAACCCTTGTTTGGAAAGCTGGTGCGCTGCGCCCCAGCCAGAGATAGTTCCAGCAACGGTATTAGCCGCTACTGCACCACGAAATGGAATGGCTTTAGCAATGCCGCGCTCTGCGTACCATTGCTTTGTCGCTAAACCAGCAGCTGCACCACAGGCATCAATTCCACCCATGGCCTTTCCAGGAGAATGAACCACCCAGAATGAGTCGCCGCCTATGGAGTTCATATGAGGGTAGACCACTGCAATAGTTGCTGCAGCGGCAACCATTGCCTCTAAGGCATTGCCACCTTCTCGTAAAACAGCTAAAGCAGATTCTGATGCTAGAGAATGTGGCGCTACCGCCATTCCTCTGGTTCCCCATTTTGGTTGCATGATTGTTTTCCGGTTAGATAATTGGTTTTGTTGTGGCTATATTGTATTGCTGGCTTATAGATTGCTCTGGCTAACTGTGCCCAGTTTTGGTGGTGATCTCAGTCTGAAAAAAGGCCAGCTTTTCAGACCTCGGTAGACGCTTTAAGCGGAGCTCTGCTTTTGAGGCTTCAGAACGGTCAGGGTGCTTTTGTGTTGCTAAGAGGACAACTGGTCCGCGCGATCTTGTATAGCGAGCGCCTTGCCC is from Polynucleobacter sp. MWH-S4W17 and encodes:
- the glp gene encoding gephyrin-like molybdotransferase Glp, which gives rise to MLTAQQALDHLLSHSQTVGESENVAMQAALGRVLAENVSSLVDVPPLDNTAMDGYAVRSADIVTSGKSLKIAQRIPAGSMGTPLESGTAARIFTGAPVPPGADAVVMQEDCTLEGESGQVTINTPPTAGQWIRRRGEDLTAGKTALTAGTFLRPQELGVAASAGLTHLSVKRRVKVAAFFTGDELALPGEPLKPGGIYNSNRDTLLACLKSLGCDATDLGIVPDRLDATRAALRKASKDHDLIITSGGVSVGEEDHIKPAVTAEGRLDLWQIAIKPGKPLAFGAVRKSDEPKDGEAWFIGLPGNPVSSFVTFLLFVRPFILKLQGREASLPQSYLMRADFDWLKADRRNEFLRVKLNSNGGLDLFPNQSSGVLTSVSWGDGLVDCAPNQPIKAGDLVKYIPFDALLK
- the moaD gene encoding molybdopterin converting factor subunit 1, giving the protein MKLELRFFASLRESLGISQESITIPATVKTIADLRAHLIERGNPWSEVLANGKVLRCALNQHMVDANAALQDGAEVAFFPPVTGG
- the moaE gene encoding molybdopterin synthase catalytic subunit MoaE, whose protein sequence is MPIKIQKSDFDVSAEILALRKGDLRVGAVVSFLGTVRDMNDGSQVRGMTLEHYPGMTEKALQEILDQAKSRWDIYQTLVIHRVGPLLPEDQIVLVAVTSAHRGEAFAACEFIMDYLKTAAPFWKKEDTPEGSRWVDARVTDEAAMARWKQS
- the oxlT gene encoding oxalate/formate MFS antiporter — encoded protein: MTTAALSTESTSSNPLKSKWVQLALGVICMMSISSPQYVWALFTKPIMGQLGVTLTELQITFSILIVLQTFFSPFQGYLVDKFGPRLLLSIGTILTGASWVLSANLTTVSHLYLTYGVLGGLGTGIVYIGVVGLMVRWFPNNRGFAVGMVAAGYGIGALLTTFPISTSLTETGIQGTLTFFGYIIGAVGLLAAQGIRVPHADRVQTADQIEAAATGVAPKTMLKTPVFWLMFLMMSMMSTSGLMVISQMGAFAKDFGVTSAMVFGMAALPLALTIDRVTNGLTRPIFGWVSDRIGREYTMTIAFGLEAVAMFAWVMTRSDPVMFVLLSGIVFFGWGEIFSLFPSTLTDTFGQKHATTNYGFLYMAQGVGSIIGAPVAAYIHGVTESWLPVFGIMIVLDATAAILAFFVLRPMRAKYMKTRSA
- the ggt gene encoding gamma-glutamyltransferase, which encodes MQPKWGTRGMAVAPHSLASESALAVLREGGNALEAMVAAAATIAVVYPHMNSIGGDSFWVVHSPGKAMGGIDACGAAAGLATKQWYAERGIAKAIPFRGAVAANTVAGTISGWGAAHQLSKQGLGGKLPLSRLLADAIHYAEAGTPVTFSQSSLTEKKRQELSPIPGFAETFLVNGKAPVVGSIFKQERLAKTLRQIAEKGTDDYYRGELAQSLAKELAELGSPLRLDDLHRHKAKLIDPLELKHSMGNVYNMTPPTQGVVSLMIIGILDQLNLKRFKVDSAEYVHHCVEATKQAFKVRDQFVTDPAYMTKNAQSFLSPAFLKKLAKNIDPEKALPWGQGKGPADTIWMGVIDGDGNCVSFIQSIYHEFGAGIVLPTSGVNWQNRGCSFSLDPNTLNHLEPYRKPFHTLNPAMALFKDGRSMVYGTMGGDGQPQTQCAVFTRTATYGLDPQDAISRPRWLLGRTWGQTSDSLKLESRFGPEVAKELHALGHEIEMLDAFDETVGHAGCIIRDPSGILKGGWDPRSDGAVSAF
- a CDS encoding GIY-YIG nuclease family protein; protein product: MTWLVYLLECSDGTYYAGITNRLEHRLEAHNSGQGARYTRSRGPVVLLATQKHPDRSEASKAELRLKRLPRSEKLAFFQTEITTKTGHS